One Miscanthus floridulus cultivar M001 unplaced genomic scaffold, ASM1932011v1 fs_788_1_2, whole genome shotgun sequence genomic window, ATTTACAGAAAAGCTAGATGGATTTATTGTACAATAGTTTTGTGTATTGTAGTTCTTGTTATCCTGGGGAGGATCCACCAGCCGGGATGGTCAGGCGGCCGCTACTCCTTAACGCCATATGCATAGTTTCCTGATGCTGATCACCTAGCTACCAGCACTGATGGACGCCCTAGGACGACCAAAGTTCATGCTGCGCGGGATGTACTCGCGGAGCCAGATCTCACGTCCGCCTATGAAGAGCGAGAAGTGTTCCACGCCGTTGAGCACCAGGCTCACGAACGCTTTGCTCTTGAAGATGACGCGGCCATACATTGGCTGCACACGACCAGTGGTCTTCTCCATAAGAACACGGACAATGCAGTCACCCCAGGtcctgcatgcatgcattattaTCCAATGAGGATGCAACCATGCACATATATGTGTCAACGAGTTGATGCAGAACATACTCCCTGAAGTAGCTAAAGATGTCGTCTCGTTCGACTGGCTGGCCCTCCGAAAATGTGACGAACATGGAGCGGCAGTCCTCCGGCACGGTGATGACAACGCGTTCATAGGGCGCCTCGAGCTCCTGGTTGCGGCCGACGAGGCCAGTCTGGTAGCGGCGCAACAGGTGGTAGAGGCGGTCATAAAAAATGAGCGTGCACACACCGTCAAGGTGTCATAAGTAGTCGTAGATTTAGTGGGTGAAACCATTCTATTCGGGATAAAACAACCTAGATCATGAACTAGACAGAGGGAGAGACTAAACATGAAGAGAGAGAGGTGTAGAGATAGCTGACTGGGGGGTACgatcccggatacccacggcggaCCACATGgactgcgcccccaggggcggcccagcccacaagatcaaggcgtgcacggtgctgctcggcgtgcaccgcaagatattatatagtaccaaataggctatttttcttgtaaccctgcccctccagagtatataaggagaggcaggggtcccctattGGACAGATCTCcatagatcgatacatctcaatgcaatacaacaGAACACAGGatataggtattacgtcatactgatggccgaacctgtctaaatcttgtgtcttggtgcttgtattaccatctcgctcctgatcttgctcacctctacgataaatctaccatcgcaggataaccctcggtggactaccgagcatcttttatcgacagtgggcacgccaggtaggggtgtgcgcttgatcccatgacgagctagatggacctcaaatcaacagcgcgttctcgtcatcaatcttgtggagatccatgtcggtctacgatgacgattcatcgctagctacaccagcccccgcgacagcagattcgatctcggaaccacctctgaggtcgtcttcaccaacaactcaccacccagcaggtgctcgccgtcaacgccgaccagataatgacatacgtcgccgaccagactttctgtctaaagctaagtcacgttttaatattcttctaaatattcttcaatctccgtatatcgtcataatgtttctccgagctgttttctccatgtttactctccaaacgattttttgaacccctaaacagtcatgttgatgctcggacgcctccagagatggccctgtctccggctcctcc contains:
- the LOC136533128 gene encoding uncharacterized protein; amino-acid sequence: MAHKGEVYACALAQAEKDSKIGGLHCLGPEVKSVSKALDSRTGLVGRNQELEAPYERVVITVPEDCRSMFVTFSEGQPVERDDIFSYFRETWGDCIVRVLMEKTTGRVQPMYGRVIFKSKAFVSLVLNGVEHFSLFIGGREIWLREYIPRSMNFGRPRASISAGS